The segment TATTTCAGGTCCTCCATTGAAAACCCAAAAATATCCATAATCCTCTGGAGATGTTCCAGGGGCATAGACATAAAGATCATCAAACCCATCTCCATTAAAATCTCCAGAACAGTCAATATCTATACCAAAATATGAATCATAAGGATAATCACCATGGAAATAATCAATGCCATACATTATATAATCAGGTTCCATCTGAAAATCAGATTTTCCTAGAATTATCCATAGCATACCATAATTATACCAATCGGGATATCCAATATCACTTAACACCATATCATTTATACCATCACCATTCAGGTCGCCGTTATAGCATATTTTATAAGATGGAATTTCGGGTGTGTTTATATAAGCTATATCAGGAAACGAATCAATATATGTCTCGCCAAAAAAGATCATTGTTTCAAGAACACCTAAATGATATTGATCAATTTTTCTCATCCCCACAAAGACCATATCATCAAATCCATCACCATTCAGATCACCTCCAAAGAGAGTTGGTTGTAACTGAAGATAAGGTAACTTAAAATTTACATAGATGGAGTCCTGTGCAGATAGAATACAAAATAATATCAATATAATACTTACTTGGATAGTTTTCATTCATGTCCCGATTATTTAATTAAAGTCATACTTTTTGAGTCTACAGTTTTACCATTTACTTCTAGTGAATATATATAAGTTCCGGAAGAAAATGAATTAGTATTTAGTTCAAACTTATTTTCACCGATCTTTGAAGAAATAAGTCCTG is part of the Candidatus Delongbacteria bacterium genome and harbors:
- a CDS encoding FG-GAP repeat protein, yielding MKTIQVSIILILFCILSAQDSIYVNFKLPYLQLQPTLFGGDLNGDGFDDMVFVGMRKIDQYHLGVLETMIFFGETYIDSFPDIAYINTPEIPSYKICYNGDLNGDGINDMVLSDIGYPDWYNYGMLWIILGKSDFQMEPDYIMYGIDYFHGDYPYDSYFGIDIDCSGDFNGDGFDDLYVYAPGTSPEDYGYFWVFNGGPEIDTTDDYFHKGEYNSFTGESYSIGDINGDGFDDLIISRFD